Proteins encoded within one genomic window of Tigriopus californicus strain San Diego chromosome 12, Tcal_SD_v2.1, whole genome shotgun sequence:
- the LOC131891810 gene encoding receptor-type guanylate cyclase Gyc76C-like isoform X1 encodes MRALLLYPINMPKLGLALALLAFLMAFSRGQQGPIQIPENEPLESCCNQAPTKADRVKIPLGYLTAVKGDLYNRQGRAISGALSYAVQQINDCACLLPDVELEFKYYDTEGKENKSTQAVVDLICNDIAAFIGPEGPNCHTEAMVAGSKNRAMISYRCSDAQISSKAEYPTFTRMEPPDTQVTSSVLSLLEFYKWNKFSIVFQEGDQWETIAKHLNEQALKKEFSVNHYIQFKDQNHCCIEELECCNAMWPHPILKETKDKTRIYVFVGQRENLVRFMKQMKVEQLFADGKYMVVYLYPDTAYYAELGFFLWNKEDSVSAGRTDNRYETCEQMGIAALLQWRSLIVVSGSPYRVDTTDFAKKVRIYNQLPPFNFKDPTFGIFERFFSIHIPIYAAHLYDSVMLYARALHSVIEDEKTSRGLMITKDEINQLSRDGRRITRAIINRGRYQSISGNYIRINHNGDSEGNFTAFALKEHNYTFVSRITNKTKFSCGYYPVKVGEFHSENTPQNTTNITYSPKVNIDWPGNHKPVDEPHCGYDGSKCPRTKGRTEIATGVLGALLFIVIIITLSFYRKWKIEQEIEGLLWKINPDCLQGYRGLHPCASKQSLGSVMSGESRGYGTTCQTARFRGSIVRIKELHYEKKKDISREVMKEMKLMRELRHDNVTSFIGACVESHCIMLITDFCARGALQDILENPDIKLDPMFVASLIHDLMKGMIFLHNSDIVTHGNLKSSNCVVTSRWTLQVTDFGLHELRLSAEGAPDLEWGSTEENKAESEAFGLLWKAPELMNDDKTPIRGTQKGDSYSFGIILFEIYGRQGPYGDTVLTATEIVNRVKNPDGVAYMRPDIEMLEDTELDYTCPSYVKDVMADCWSEWPESRPDFPTIRNRLKAMRNGMKANIMDQMVEMLEKYSNNLEDLVTDRTRQLFEEKQKTEDLLHRMLPPSVARKLTHGVAVEPETFTGCTIYFSDIVGFTSMCSESTPLQVVKFLNELYSQFDEIIQSFDVYKVETIGDAYMVVSGFPERSDQHAGNVASLALELLSAVKSFKISHRPNDTLKLRIGMHTGPVVAGVVGLAMPRYCLFGDTVNTSSRMESTGQPLKIHISPTCNSELQRLGGYVTESRGPVEMKGKGLVNTFWLLSSTEECPIRKKPVVSSALKPLFRLPKNMGGMNLTGTTGMSSNTPEQLRRRSPRVSMASGFDVRRERNTPDSMRKSFTQLNSGSNDQNSTSTLPHPRTGTPPIEKESDAFRLDRFARDRLTARKLLHMPRSTRGSPHPSTGSTNLLSPSGSPTSAGHPGKPAFRFTRPRSHSADRTNKSTNDLFEKMALMGNGVEGADPSDDENDVDVMGALRNQTSVV; translated from the exons ACAAGGCCGTGCCATTTCTGGAGCTCTGTCCTATGCTGTTCAACAGATCAACGATTGTGCTTGTCTCCTACCTGATGTGGAACTGGAGTTCAAATACTACGATACGGAAGGCAAAGAGAACAAATCCACTCAGGCTGTAGTGGATCTGATTTGCAA TGATATCGCCGCGTTTATTGGACCAGAAGGACCCAATTGCCACACGGAGGCCATGGTGGCCGGTTCCAAGAACAGGGCCATGATTTCCTATCGATGTAGCGACGCCCAAATCTCAAGTAAGGCCGAGTATCCCACGTTTACCCGGATGGAACCTCCAGATACTCAAGTGACTAGCTCGGTCCTTTCTCTTCTCGAGTTctacaaatggaacaagttcTCTATTGTGTTCCAAGAGGGGGACCAATGGGAGACCATTGCCAAACATCTCAATGAACAA GCTTTAAAGAAGGAGTTTTCCGTCAATCACTACATTCAGTTCAAAGACCAGAACCATTGCTGTATTGAGGAATTGGAATGTTGCAATGCG ATGTGGCCACATCCCATTTTGAAGGAGACCAAGGATAAGACCAGAATCTACGTTTTCGTGGGACAACGTGAGAACTTGGTGCGGTTcatgaagcaaatgaaagtgGAACAGCTCTTTGCGGACGGAAAGTACATGGTCGTCTATTTGTACCCAGATACAGCTTATTATGCAGAGCTGGGCTTCTTCTTGTGGAACAAAGAAG ATTCCGTGTCAGCAGGAAGGACTGATAATCGTTATGAGACCTGTGAACAGATGGGCATTGCTGCTTTGTTGCAATGGCGATCGTTGATCGTTGTATCTGGATCTCCTTACAG AGTTGACACGACCGACTTTGCGAAGAAAGTGCGGATCTACAACCAGTTACCGCCTTTCAACTTCAAGGATCCGACATTTGGCATTTTCGAGCGGTTCTTCTCCATTCATATCCCAATTTATGCAGCCCATTTGTACGACTCGGTTATGCTCTATGCTCGGGCATTGCATTCAGTGATTGAGGATGAGAAAACCTCACGGGGTCTAATGATTACAAAAGATGAGATAAACCAGCTTTCCAGAGATG GTCGCAGAATCACAAGGGCAATTATCAATAGGGGGCGCTACCAATCAATTTCTGGCAATTACATCCGCATCAACCACAATGGTGACTCGGAAGGAAATTTCACAGCCTTTGCACTGAAGGAGCACAACTACACGTTTGTTAGCAGAATTaccaacaaaacaaaattctctTGCGGATACTACCCTGTGAAG GTTGGAGAGTTTCATTCGGAAAACACTCCTCAAAATACAACCAATATCACTTACTCTCCAAAAGTGAACATTGATTGGCCTGGCAACCACAAACCAGTAGATGAACCCCACTGTGGTTATGATGGAAGCAAGTGCCCAAGGACGAAAGGTCGAACCGAGATCGCTACGGGGGTTCTCGGAG CTTTACTTTTCATCGTGATTATCATAACTTTGAGCTTCTATCGAAAATGGAAGATCGAACAAGAAATCGAGGGCCTTTTATGGAAGATCAATCCCGATTGTTTACAA GGGTACCGGGGTCTCCACCCATGTGCCTCCAAGCAAAGTTTGGGAAGTGTAATGAGCGGTGAGTCTCGTGGTTATGGAACCACGTGTCAGACAGCTCGTTTCCGGGGATCAATTGTCCGGATCAAGGAGTTGCATtacgagaaaaagaaagacataTCTAGAGAGGTCATGAAAGAGATGAAACTCATGCGCGAACTCAGACATGATAATGTGACAAG CTTCATTGGTGCATGTGTAGAGTCCCATTGTATTATGTTGATCACCGATTTTTGTGCCCGTGGAGCCTTGCAAGACATCCTGGAGAATCCAGACATCAAATTGGATCCCATGTTTGTGGCCTCGCTGATCCACGACCTGATGAAGGGCATGATTTTCCTTCATAATAGTGACATTGTCACGCAtggaaacttgaaaagttcaaattgCGTTGTCACGAGCAG ATGGACTCTGCAAGTCACCGATTTTGGCTTGCACGAACTGAGATTATCAGCAGAAGGGGCTCCAGATTTGGAATGGGGTTCTACCGAGGAGAATAAAGCAGAATCTGAAGCCTTTGGTTTGTTGTGGAAGGCTCCTGAGCTAATGAATGACGATAAGACCCCCATTAGAGGCACTCAAAAGG GTGACTCGTACTCCTTTGGGATcatcttatttgaaatataCGGAAGACAAGGTCCGTATGGAGACACGGTCCTGACGGCCactgaaattgtcaatagAGTCAAGAATCCCGATGGAGTCGCTTACATGCGACCAGACATTGAAATGCTGGAAGACACGGAATTGGATTACACTTGTCCCTCTTATGTTAAAG atgTCATGGCCGATTGTTGGAGTGAATGGCCGGAGTCCAGGCCCGACTTCCCCACCATACGCAATCGTTTGAAGGCCATGCGAAATGGCATGAAGGCAAATATCATGGACCAAATGGTGGAAATGTTGGAGAAATACTCAAACAATCTCGAG GATCTAGTCACAGATAGAACCCGCCAACTCTTTGAGGAGAAACAGAAGACAGAGGATCTCCTGCATCGCATGTTACCCCCTTCGGTGGCTAGGAAGCTGACTCATGGGGTGGCGGTTGAGCCTGAGACATTCACGGGCTGCACAATCTACTTCTCTGACATTGTTGGGTTCACTTCCATGTGTTCTGAGTCAACTCCGCTCCAAGTGGTCAAATTCCTCAATGAGCTCTACTCTCAGTTTGATGAGATTATTCAGAGCTTTGATGTGTACAAAGTAGAAACCATAG GAGATGCTTACATGGTGGTGTCTGGATTTCCAGAGAGAAGTGACCAGCATGCTGGCAATGTTGCCTCTCTTGCCCTTGAGTTATTGTCAGCtgtcaaaagcttcaaaattAGTCATAGGCCCAATGACACACTCAAATTGAGAATTGGAATGCATACAG GTCCGGTGGTGGCGGGTGTAGTGGGTCTCGCCATGCCTAGGTATTGCCTCTTTGGCGACACAGTCAACACCTCATCCCGGATGGAATCCACGGGACAACCTTTGAAGATCCATATCTCTCCCACTTGCAACTCCGAGCTTCAAAGACTGGGTGGTTACGTTACCGAGAGCAGGGGACCTGTTGAGATGAAAGGCAAGGGTCTGGTCAACACTTTCTGGCTGTTGTCGTCTACTGAGGAATGTCCTATCCGCAAGAAGCCTGTGGTGTCATCCGCGTTAAAACCATTGTTCAGATTGCCCAAGAACATGGGCGGCATGAATCTCACGGGTACCACGGGGATGTCAAGTAACACACCAGAA CAATTGAGGAGGAGAAGTCCTAGAGTATCCATGGCTTCAGGATTTGATGTCCGACGGGAGCGAAATACGCCAGATTCAATGAGGAAGTCTTTCACTCAACTCAACTCTGGGTCCAATGACCAAAACTCCACCTCAACTTTACCCCACCCTCGTACTGGAACACCTCCAATTGAGAAAGAGAGTGATGCATTCAG GCTGGATCGGTTTGCGCGTGACCGTCTCACTGCACGCAAGCTACTCCATATGCCGCGCTCAACTCGGGGCTCCCCTCACCCTAGTACCGGCTCGACAAACTTACTCTCGCCAAGCGGGTCTCCTACTTCGGCTGGTCATCCCGGAAAGCCTGCGTTCCGTTTCACACGCCCGCGAAGTCACTCGGCTGACCGCACGAATAAATCCACAAATGATCTGTTCGAGAAAATGGCTTTGATGGGTAATGGGGTCGAAGGAGCAGATCCCagtgatgatgagaatgacgTGGACGTTATGGGTGCTCTGAGAAATCAAACCTCTGTGGTGTGA
- the LOC131891810 gene encoding receptor-type guanylate cyclase Gyc76C-like isoform X2 — protein sequence MRALLLYPINMPKLGLALALLAFLMAFSRGQQGPIQIPENEPLESCCNQAPTKADRVKIPLGYLTAVKGDLYNRQGRAISGALSYAVQQINDCACLLPDVELEFKYYDTEGKENKSTQAVVDLICNDIAAFIGPEGPNCHTEAMVAGSKNRAMISYRCSDAQISSKAEYPTFTRMEPPDTQVTSSVLSLLEFYKWNKFSIVFQEGDQWETIAKHLNEQALKKEFSVNHYIQFKDQNHCCIEELECCNAMWPHPILKETKDKTRIYVFVGQRENLVRFMKQMKVEQLFADGKYMVVYLYPDTAYYAELGFFLWNKEDSVSAGRTDNRYETCEQMGIAALLQWRSLIVVSGSPYRVDTTDFAKKVRIYNQLPPFNFKDPTFGIFERFFSIHIPIYAAHLYDSVMLYARALHSVIEDEKTSRGLMITKDEINQLSRDGRRITRAIINRGRYQSISGNYIRINHNGDSEGNFTAFALKEHNYTFVSRITNKTKFSCGYYPVKVGEFHSENTPQNTTNITYSPKVNIDWPGNHKPVDEPHCGYDGSKCPRTKGRTEIATGVLGALLFIVIIITLSFYRKWKIEQEIEGLLWKINPDCLQGYRGLHPCASKQSLGSVMSGESRGYGTTCQTARFRGSIVRIKELHYEKKKDISREVMKEMKLMRELRHDNVTSFIGACVESHCIMLITDFCARGALQDILENPDIKLDPMFVASLIHDLMKGMIFLHNSDIVTHGNLKSSNCVVTSRWTLQVTDFGLHELRLSAEGAPDLEWGSTEENKAESEAFGLLWKAPELMNDDKTPIRGTQKGDSYSFGIILFEIYGRQGPYGDTVLTATEIVNRVKNPDGVAYMRPDIEMLEDTELDYTCPSYVKDVMADCWSEWPESRPDFPTIRNRLKAMRNGMKANIMDQMVEMLEKYSNNLEDLVTDRTRQLFEEKQKTEDLLHRMLPPSVARKLTHGVAVEPETFTGCTIYFSDIVGFTSMCSESTPLQVVKFLNELYSQFDEIIQSFDVYKVETIGDAYMVVSGFPERSDQHAGNVASLALELLSAVKSFKISHRPNDTLKLRIGMHTGPVVAGVVGLAMPRYCLFGDTVNTSSRMESTGQPLKIHISPTCNSELQRLGGYVTESRGPVEMKGKGLVNTFWLLSSTEECPIRKKPVVSSALKPLFRLPKNMGGMNLTGTTGMSSNTPEQLRRRSPRVSMASGFDVRRERNTPDSMRKSFTQLNSGSNDQNSTSTLPHPRTGTPPIEKESDAFRRFMQHRPSVTNI from the exons ACAAGGCCGTGCCATTTCTGGAGCTCTGTCCTATGCTGTTCAACAGATCAACGATTGTGCTTGTCTCCTACCTGATGTGGAACTGGAGTTCAAATACTACGATACGGAAGGCAAAGAGAACAAATCCACTCAGGCTGTAGTGGATCTGATTTGCAA TGATATCGCCGCGTTTATTGGACCAGAAGGACCCAATTGCCACACGGAGGCCATGGTGGCCGGTTCCAAGAACAGGGCCATGATTTCCTATCGATGTAGCGACGCCCAAATCTCAAGTAAGGCCGAGTATCCCACGTTTACCCGGATGGAACCTCCAGATACTCAAGTGACTAGCTCGGTCCTTTCTCTTCTCGAGTTctacaaatggaacaagttcTCTATTGTGTTCCAAGAGGGGGACCAATGGGAGACCATTGCCAAACATCTCAATGAACAA GCTTTAAAGAAGGAGTTTTCCGTCAATCACTACATTCAGTTCAAAGACCAGAACCATTGCTGTATTGAGGAATTGGAATGTTGCAATGCG ATGTGGCCACATCCCATTTTGAAGGAGACCAAGGATAAGACCAGAATCTACGTTTTCGTGGGACAACGTGAGAACTTGGTGCGGTTcatgaagcaaatgaaagtgGAACAGCTCTTTGCGGACGGAAAGTACATGGTCGTCTATTTGTACCCAGATACAGCTTATTATGCAGAGCTGGGCTTCTTCTTGTGGAACAAAGAAG ATTCCGTGTCAGCAGGAAGGACTGATAATCGTTATGAGACCTGTGAACAGATGGGCATTGCTGCTTTGTTGCAATGGCGATCGTTGATCGTTGTATCTGGATCTCCTTACAG AGTTGACACGACCGACTTTGCGAAGAAAGTGCGGATCTACAACCAGTTACCGCCTTTCAACTTCAAGGATCCGACATTTGGCATTTTCGAGCGGTTCTTCTCCATTCATATCCCAATTTATGCAGCCCATTTGTACGACTCGGTTATGCTCTATGCTCGGGCATTGCATTCAGTGATTGAGGATGAGAAAACCTCACGGGGTCTAATGATTACAAAAGATGAGATAAACCAGCTTTCCAGAGATG GTCGCAGAATCACAAGGGCAATTATCAATAGGGGGCGCTACCAATCAATTTCTGGCAATTACATCCGCATCAACCACAATGGTGACTCGGAAGGAAATTTCACAGCCTTTGCACTGAAGGAGCACAACTACACGTTTGTTAGCAGAATTaccaacaaaacaaaattctctTGCGGATACTACCCTGTGAAG GTTGGAGAGTTTCATTCGGAAAACACTCCTCAAAATACAACCAATATCACTTACTCTCCAAAAGTGAACATTGATTGGCCTGGCAACCACAAACCAGTAGATGAACCCCACTGTGGTTATGATGGAAGCAAGTGCCCAAGGACGAAAGGTCGAACCGAGATCGCTACGGGGGTTCTCGGAG CTTTACTTTTCATCGTGATTATCATAACTTTGAGCTTCTATCGAAAATGGAAGATCGAACAAGAAATCGAGGGCCTTTTATGGAAGATCAATCCCGATTGTTTACAA GGGTACCGGGGTCTCCACCCATGTGCCTCCAAGCAAAGTTTGGGAAGTGTAATGAGCGGTGAGTCTCGTGGTTATGGAACCACGTGTCAGACAGCTCGTTTCCGGGGATCAATTGTCCGGATCAAGGAGTTGCATtacgagaaaaagaaagacataTCTAGAGAGGTCATGAAAGAGATGAAACTCATGCGCGAACTCAGACATGATAATGTGACAAG CTTCATTGGTGCATGTGTAGAGTCCCATTGTATTATGTTGATCACCGATTTTTGTGCCCGTGGAGCCTTGCAAGACATCCTGGAGAATCCAGACATCAAATTGGATCCCATGTTTGTGGCCTCGCTGATCCACGACCTGATGAAGGGCATGATTTTCCTTCATAATAGTGACATTGTCACGCAtggaaacttgaaaagttcaaattgCGTTGTCACGAGCAG ATGGACTCTGCAAGTCACCGATTTTGGCTTGCACGAACTGAGATTATCAGCAGAAGGGGCTCCAGATTTGGAATGGGGTTCTACCGAGGAGAATAAAGCAGAATCTGAAGCCTTTGGTTTGTTGTGGAAGGCTCCTGAGCTAATGAATGACGATAAGACCCCCATTAGAGGCACTCAAAAGG GTGACTCGTACTCCTTTGGGATcatcttatttgaaatataCGGAAGACAAGGTCCGTATGGAGACACGGTCCTGACGGCCactgaaattgtcaatagAGTCAAGAATCCCGATGGAGTCGCTTACATGCGACCAGACATTGAAATGCTGGAAGACACGGAATTGGATTACACTTGTCCCTCTTATGTTAAAG atgTCATGGCCGATTGTTGGAGTGAATGGCCGGAGTCCAGGCCCGACTTCCCCACCATACGCAATCGTTTGAAGGCCATGCGAAATGGCATGAAGGCAAATATCATGGACCAAATGGTGGAAATGTTGGAGAAATACTCAAACAATCTCGAG GATCTAGTCACAGATAGAACCCGCCAACTCTTTGAGGAGAAACAGAAGACAGAGGATCTCCTGCATCGCATGTTACCCCCTTCGGTGGCTAGGAAGCTGACTCATGGGGTGGCGGTTGAGCCTGAGACATTCACGGGCTGCACAATCTACTTCTCTGACATTGTTGGGTTCACTTCCATGTGTTCTGAGTCAACTCCGCTCCAAGTGGTCAAATTCCTCAATGAGCTCTACTCTCAGTTTGATGAGATTATTCAGAGCTTTGATGTGTACAAAGTAGAAACCATAG GAGATGCTTACATGGTGGTGTCTGGATTTCCAGAGAGAAGTGACCAGCATGCTGGCAATGTTGCCTCTCTTGCCCTTGAGTTATTGTCAGCtgtcaaaagcttcaaaattAGTCATAGGCCCAATGACACACTCAAATTGAGAATTGGAATGCATACAG GTCCGGTGGTGGCGGGTGTAGTGGGTCTCGCCATGCCTAGGTATTGCCTCTTTGGCGACACAGTCAACACCTCATCCCGGATGGAATCCACGGGACAACCTTTGAAGATCCATATCTCTCCCACTTGCAACTCCGAGCTTCAAAGACTGGGTGGTTACGTTACCGAGAGCAGGGGACCTGTTGAGATGAAAGGCAAGGGTCTGGTCAACACTTTCTGGCTGTTGTCGTCTACTGAGGAATGTCCTATCCGCAAGAAGCCTGTGGTGTCATCCGCGTTAAAACCATTGTTCAGATTGCCCAAGAACATGGGCGGCATGAATCTCACGGGTACCACGGGGATGTCAAGTAACACACCAGAA CAATTGAGGAGGAGAAGTCCTAGAGTATCCATGGCTTCAGGATTTGATGTCCGACGGGAGCGAAATACGCCAGATTCAATGAGGAAGTCTTTCACTCAACTCAACTCTGGGTCCAATGACCAAAACTCCACCTCAACTTTACCCCACCCTCGTACTGGAACACCTCCAATTGAGAAAGAGAGTGATGCATTCAG ACGATTTATGCAACACCGTCCATCCGTCACAAATATTTAG
- the LOC131891810 gene encoding receptor-type guanylate cyclase Gyc76C-like isoform X3 — MRALLLYPINMPKLGLALALLAFLMAFSRGQQGPIQIPENEPLESCCNQAPTKADRVKIPLGYLTAVKGDLYNRQGRAISGALSYAVQQINDCACLLPDVELEFKYYDTEGKENKSTQAVVDLICNDIAAFIGPEGPNCHTEAMVAGSKNRAMISYRCSDAQISSKAEYPTFTRMEPPDTQVTSSVLSLLEFYKWNKFSIVFQEGDQWETIAKHLNEQALKKEFSVNHYIQFKDQNHCCIEELECCNAMWPHPILKETKDKTRIYVFVGQRENLVRFMKQMKVEQLFADGKYMVVYLYPDTAYYAELGFFLWNKEDSVSAGRTDNRYETCEQMGIAALLQWRSLIVVSGSPYRVDTTDFAKKVRIYNQLPPFNFKDPTFGIFERFFSIHIPIYAAHLYDSVMLYARALHSVIEDEKTSRGLMITKDEINQLSRDGRRITRAIINRGRYQSISGNYIRINHNGDSEGNFTAFALKEHNYTFVSRITNKTKFSCGYYPVKVGEFHSENTPQNTTNITYSPKVNIDWPGNHKPVDEPHCGYDGSKCPRTKGRTEIATGVLGALLFIVIIITLSFYRKWKIEQEIEGLLWKINPDCLQGYRGLHPCASKQSLGSVMSGESRGYGTTCQTARFRGSIVRIKELHYEKKKDISREVMKEMKLMRELRHDNVTSFIGACVESHCIMLITDFCARGALQDILENPDIKLDPMFVASLIHDLMKGMIFLHNSDIVTHGNLKSSNCVVTSRWTLQVTDFGLHELRLSAEGAPDLEWGSTEENKAESEAFGLLWKAPELMNDDKTPIRGTQKGDSYSFGIILFEIYGRQGPYGDTVLTATEIVNRVKNPDGVAYMRPDIEMLEDTELDYTCPSYVKDVMADCWSEWPESRPDFPTIRNRLKAMRNGMKANIMDQMVEMLEKYSNNLEDLVTDRTRQLFEEKQKTEDLLHRMLPPSVARKLTHGVAVEPETFTGCTIYFSDIVGFTSMCSESTPLQVVKFLNELYSQFDEIIQSFDVYKVETIGDAYMVVSGFPERSDQHAGNVASLALELLSAVKSFKISHRPNDTLKLRIGMHTGPVVAGVVGLAMPRYCLFGDTVNTSSRMESTGQPLKIHISPTCNSELQRLGGYVTESRGPVEMKGKGLVNTFWLLSSTEECPIRKKPVVSSALKPLFRLPKNMGGMNLTGTTGMSSNTPEQLRRRSPRVSMASGFDVRRERNTPDSMRKSFTQLNSGSNDQNSTSTLPHPRTGTPPIEKESDAFRVSN, encoded by the exons ACAAGGCCGTGCCATTTCTGGAGCTCTGTCCTATGCTGTTCAACAGATCAACGATTGTGCTTGTCTCCTACCTGATGTGGAACTGGAGTTCAAATACTACGATACGGAAGGCAAAGAGAACAAATCCACTCAGGCTGTAGTGGATCTGATTTGCAA TGATATCGCCGCGTTTATTGGACCAGAAGGACCCAATTGCCACACGGAGGCCATGGTGGCCGGTTCCAAGAACAGGGCCATGATTTCCTATCGATGTAGCGACGCCCAAATCTCAAGTAAGGCCGAGTATCCCACGTTTACCCGGATGGAACCTCCAGATACTCAAGTGACTAGCTCGGTCCTTTCTCTTCTCGAGTTctacaaatggaacaagttcTCTATTGTGTTCCAAGAGGGGGACCAATGGGAGACCATTGCCAAACATCTCAATGAACAA GCTTTAAAGAAGGAGTTTTCCGTCAATCACTACATTCAGTTCAAAGACCAGAACCATTGCTGTATTGAGGAATTGGAATGTTGCAATGCG ATGTGGCCACATCCCATTTTGAAGGAGACCAAGGATAAGACCAGAATCTACGTTTTCGTGGGACAACGTGAGAACTTGGTGCGGTTcatgaagcaaatgaaagtgGAACAGCTCTTTGCGGACGGAAAGTACATGGTCGTCTATTTGTACCCAGATACAGCTTATTATGCAGAGCTGGGCTTCTTCTTGTGGAACAAAGAAG ATTCCGTGTCAGCAGGAAGGACTGATAATCGTTATGAGACCTGTGAACAGATGGGCATTGCTGCTTTGTTGCAATGGCGATCGTTGATCGTTGTATCTGGATCTCCTTACAG AGTTGACACGACCGACTTTGCGAAGAAAGTGCGGATCTACAACCAGTTACCGCCTTTCAACTTCAAGGATCCGACATTTGGCATTTTCGAGCGGTTCTTCTCCATTCATATCCCAATTTATGCAGCCCATTTGTACGACTCGGTTATGCTCTATGCTCGGGCATTGCATTCAGTGATTGAGGATGAGAAAACCTCACGGGGTCTAATGATTACAAAAGATGAGATAAACCAGCTTTCCAGAGATG GTCGCAGAATCACAAGGGCAATTATCAATAGGGGGCGCTACCAATCAATTTCTGGCAATTACATCCGCATCAACCACAATGGTGACTCGGAAGGAAATTTCACAGCCTTTGCACTGAAGGAGCACAACTACACGTTTGTTAGCAGAATTaccaacaaaacaaaattctctTGCGGATACTACCCTGTGAAG GTTGGAGAGTTTCATTCGGAAAACACTCCTCAAAATACAACCAATATCACTTACTCTCCAAAAGTGAACATTGATTGGCCTGGCAACCACAAACCAGTAGATGAACCCCACTGTGGTTATGATGGAAGCAAGTGCCCAAGGACGAAAGGTCGAACCGAGATCGCTACGGGGGTTCTCGGAG CTTTACTTTTCATCGTGATTATCATAACTTTGAGCTTCTATCGAAAATGGAAGATCGAACAAGAAATCGAGGGCCTTTTATGGAAGATCAATCCCGATTGTTTACAA GGGTACCGGGGTCTCCACCCATGTGCCTCCAAGCAAAGTTTGGGAAGTGTAATGAGCGGTGAGTCTCGTGGTTATGGAACCACGTGTCAGACAGCTCGTTTCCGGGGATCAATTGTCCGGATCAAGGAGTTGCATtacgagaaaaagaaagacataTCTAGAGAGGTCATGAAAGAGATGAAACTCATGCGCGAACTCAGACATGATAATGTGACAAG CTTCATTGGTGCATGTGTAGAGTCCCATTGTATTATGTTGATCACCGATTTTTGTGCCCGTGGAGCCTTGCAAGACATCCTGGAGAATCCAGACATCAAATTGGATCCCATGTTTGTGGCCTCGCTGATCCACGACCTGATGAAGGGCATGATTTTCCTTCATAATAGTGACATTGTCACGCAtggaaacttgaaaagttcaaattgCGTTGTCACGAGCAG ATGGACTCTGCAAGTCACCGATTTTGGCTTGCACGAACTGAGATTATCAGCAGAAGGGGCTCCAGATTTGGAATGGGGTTCTACCGAGGAGAATAAAGCAGAATCTGAAGCCTTTGGTTTGTTGTGGAAGGCTCCTGAGCTAATGAATGACGATAAGACCCCCATTAGAGGCACTCAAAAGG GTGACTCGTACTCCTTTGGGATcatcttatttgaaatataCGGAAGACAAGGTCCGTATGGAGACACGGTCCTGACGGCCactgaaattgtcaatagAGTCAAGAATCCCGATGGAGTCGCTTACATGCGACCAGACATTGAAATGCTGGAAGACACGGAATTGGATTACACTTGTCCCTCTTATGTTAAAG atgTCATGGCCGATTGTTGGAGTGAATGGCCGGAGTCCAGGCCCGACTTCCCCACCATACGCAATCGTTTGAAGGCCATGCGAAATGGCATGAAGGCAAATATCATGGACCAAATGGTGGAAATGTTGGAGAAATACTCAAACAATCTCGAG GATCTAGTCACAGATAGAACCCGCCAACTCTTTGAGGAGAAACAGAAGACAGAGGATCTCCTGCATCGCATGTTACCCCCTTCGGTGGCTAGGAAGCTGACTCATGGGGTGGCGGTTGAGCCTGAGACATTCACGGGCTGCACAATCTACTTCTCTGACATTGTTGGGTTCACTTCCATGTGTTCTGAGTCAACTCCGCTCCAAGTGGTCAAATTCCTCAATGAGCTCTACTCTCAGTTTGATGAGATTATTCAGAGCTTTGATGTGTACAAAGTAGAAACCATAG GAGATGCTTACATGGTGGTGTCTGGATTTCCAGAGAGAAGTGACCAGCATGCTGGCAATGTTGCCTCTCTTGCCCTTGAGTTATTGTCAGCtgtcaaaagcttcaaaattAGTCATAGGCCCAATGACACACTCAAATTGAGAATTGGAATGCATACAG GTCCGGTGGTGGCGGGTGTAGTGGGTCTCGCCATGCCTAGGTATTGCCTCTTTGGCGACACAGTCAACACCTCATCCCGGATGGAATCCACGGGACAACCTTTGAAGATCCATATCTCTCCCACTTGCAACTCCGAGCTTCAAAGACTGGGTGGTTACGTTACCGAGAGCAGGGGACCTGTTGAGATGAAAGGCAAGGGTCTGGTCAACACTTTCTGGCTGTTGTCGTCTACTGAGGAATGTCCTATCCGCAAGAAGCCTGTGGTGTCATCCGCGTTAAAACCATTGTTCAGATTGCCCAAGAACATGGGCGGCATGAATCTCACGGGTACCACGGGGATGTCAAGTAACACACCAGAA CAATTGAGGAGGAGAAGTCCTAGAGTATCCATGGCTTCAGGATTTGATGTCCGACGGGAGCGAAATACGCCAGATTCAATGAGGAAGTCTTTCACTCAACTCAACTCTGGGTCCAATGACCAAAACTCCACCTCAACTTTACCCCACCCTCGTACTGGAACACCTCCAATTGAGAAAGAGAGTGATGCATTCAG AGTCAGCAACTAA